The Thermodesulfovibrio sp. 3462-1 genome contains the following window.
CAGACCACCATTTGACAGATTCTGGTATCCACCAAAGAGAGCAAGAGAAGAGTTTGAGAAAAGGGGATGGACCACTGTTATAGCACATCAGACAAGAAATGTCCCCCATACAGGTCATGAAGCATTGATGAAAAATGCAGCATATATCGGTGATATAGAACCTTCTCATGGTATTGTTGTCAATGCAATAGTTGGTGCAAAAAGAATTGGAGATTTTCCTGATGAAGCAATCGTTGAAGGCCATGAAATGATTCATCTTGCTGGCTATATTAAACCTGAGCGTCATCTTGTAACCTTTACACTATGGGATATGAGATATGGAAATCCAATTGAATCTCTCATTCATGCAGTAATCAGACAGAATATGGGAATTTCCTTCCATATGTTTGGAAGAGACCATGCTGCATTGGGTGAGTATTATGATATTTACGCAACTCAAATTCTATGGTCTAAAGGTATTCCAAGCTTTGGTTTTGATGCTCCACCATATGCAGTGGAAGGTGGATTTTATATAAGGCCTCAGAACATTGCAGAATTCTGGTATTGTCCAAAATGCCTTGAATTTGCATATTCTGGTAATTGTAATCATAAGGGTATATACTCAAGATACTCTGGAAGCTTTATCAGAGGACTTATAAACGAAGGCGTAACACCACCACCACAGATTTATAGACCTGAAGTTTACAAGGTTGTTGTAAAATGGTGGCAGAAATTTGGATATCCATTTAATAATGAGAAGTATCTAAAAGAGAGGGAAGAAAGACTTGAGGTTGATCTCCCTCATATGGAACTCCCAGCTCACTTAAAAAAATAAAGGAGGTGAAAGATGGCTAAGTATTTTGGCGTAATAATTGATGAAAAAAGATTGGCAGCTATAAAGGGAACTCCCTTAGAGGAAAAAGTTGAGCCAATTTTTGGTGGAGCATTAAAGCGTCTTGTGATTGAGGTTTCTGATGAACTCGGGCAGAAAGTTATTGAGCAGTTTTCAAAAGCAAGATTTGATGCAAGAGGATTTATTGAAGAGACTCCTGCTGCATTCAAAAGATTAGTATTTAAGAAAATTGTAGAGAAAAAATCTTTGGGTCCAGAGGTAATAGAGGCTGCTGTTGCTGAGATCCCTTCAATTAAAGAAGAAATTGCAAAAGAAGACAGAGAGCTTCCAGTTCCCGATATTGACATAAGTGATATACTGGAACTACAAAAGAATCCAGTACAAAAACCAGCATAATAAAACAAAAAAGGAGGTTAAGCTATGCCAAGTTTTGTAATTCAAGAGAAGTGTGATGGTTGTAAAGCACAGGACAAAACTGCATGTCAGTACATTTGTCCTAATGACCTTATGGTTTTGGACAGAGAGAAGATGAAGGCTTACAATCAGGAGCCTGACCAGTGCTGGGAGTGCTACAACTGCGTAAAGATTTGCCCTCAGCAGGCAATTGAAATAAGAGGTTATGCAGACTTTTGTCCTCTCGGTGCAAGCGTTATTCCAATGAGAGGTCAGGACGCAATTATGTGGACAATTAAATTTAGAAATGGCTCTATTAAAAGATTCAAATTCCCGATCAGACTTACACCAGAGGGTTATTGGAATGCTGACAATATCTATGCAGGACTTCCTGAGCCTGATTATTCAAAAATTAAACAACCTGGCTACTTTAATTATGAAGCCAGAAAAGAATAACTAAAAAGGAGGGATAACATGGAAAAAGAGACTTGCACATTTTCATACTGTCAGAGACCAGATGTTGTTGAGATTGAAACAGATTTTCTAATCATTGGTGGTGGAATGGCTGCTTGTGGTGCTGCATTTGAAGCTTGTAGATGGGCAACACCAAAGGGGATTAAAGTAACACTTGTTGACAAAGCAGCAATGGATCGTTCTGGTGCAGTTGCAATGGGTCTTAGCGCTATTAACACCTACATTGGTGAAAATAAAGTCGTTGACTATGTAAAATATGTTCGTGCAGACCTGATGGGAATTATCAGAGAAGACCTTGTGTATGACCTTGGCAGACATGTTGATGATTCTGTTCATATGTTTGAGGAATGGGGTCTTCCAATCTGGAAAAAAAGCGATGATGGTTGGTCGCTTGATGGATTCCAGGCAAGAGACCAGGGCAAACCAAAGCTTAAAGATGGTGGAGTTCCATGCCGTTCAGGTAAATGGCAGATAATGATCAATGGGGAATCATATAAGGTTATAGTTGCAGAGGCTGCTAAAGCTGCCCTTGAATTTAACAGAAAAGCAACTGGACAGGCTCAGAATATATATGAGAGAGTATTTATAGTTAAACTTCTTAAAGATGCAAAAGAGCCTAACAGAGTAGCAGGTGCAGTTGGCTTTAGCGTAAGAGAAAACAAAATTTATCTCTTCAAAGCAAAGGCTATTCTTGCAGCCTGCGGTGGTGCAGTTAATGTTTTCAGACCAAGATCAACCAGAGAAGGAATGGGAAGAGCATGGTATCCAGTATGGAACTCTGGTTCTGGATATTACCTTGGTATTACTGTTGGTGCTGAATTGACAATGATGGAAAATAGATTCGTTCCTGCAAGATTCAAAGATGGATATGGTCCAGTTGGTGCATGGTTCCTCTTCTTTAAAGCAAAGGCAAGCGACTCCCTTGGAAATGACTACTGCGCTAAGGATACTCCAGAATTTCAGGATGCTGTGAAGAAATATGGAAAATGGGCAGAGGCTTTAGGAACTGCTATTAGAAACCATCTGATGATGCAGGCTATGAAACAGGGTAGAGGACCTATTCTTATGAATACCCACACTGCAATGCAGGAACTTGCAAAGCAGATGGATGCAAAGAGACTCAAACACCTTGAAGCAGAAGCATGGGAAGACTTCCTTGACATGTGCATTGGTCAGGCAGGATTGTGGGCAGCCTATAATGTAGAGCCTGAGAAGGTTCCATCTGAAATTATGCCAACAGAGCCTTATCTCCTTGGCTCACATGCTGGCTGTGCAGGATTCTGGGTAAGCGGACCTGGTGACATCCCCGGTGCACCAGCAGAGTGGTTCTGGGGCTATAATAGAATGAGCACAGTTAATGGTCTTTTCATGGCTGGTGATATTGTTGGTGCATCAGGACATAAGTTCTCCTCAGGTTCACATGCAGAGGGAAGAATTGCTGCAAAAGCAGCAATTGCCTTCATACTTGATAATTCAGGATACACACCAACAATAGCAGAAGATCCAAATGCTCTGGCAGCAGAGCTGTATCTGCCATTTGAGCTTTATGAAAAATATAAGACCTACTCAACAGATCCAAAAGTTAATCCATACTACATCAAGCCCGATATGTATCAGGCAAGACTCCAGAAGATTGCTGATGAGTACTTTGGTGGAGTTGGAACATGGTATATGACCTCTAAGACAATGATTGAGGAAGGTCTTAGGAAGCTTCAGGTTCTCAAAGAGGATGCTTCAAGACTGGCTGCAGCAAATCTCCATGAGCTTCTCCGTTGCTGGGAGAATGTACACAGAACACTCTCACTTGAAGCTCATGCAAGACACATTCTATTTAGAGAAGAATCCCGTTATCCTGGCTATTACTACAGAGGAGACTTTGACTTTGTTGATGATAACAACTGGCGTGCTTTTGTCAACTCAGTTTATGATCCAGCTACTGATACATTTACACTTAAGAAAGTCCCATACGTCCAGATATTCCCAGACTAATACAGAGTCAGATTTGGGAGGGGATTATCCCCCTCCCTTTAATTTTAAACATTGAAAAGAGATGATTATAAAAATTCGTAATGCAGTCAAAGCTGTATTACGAATTTTTGTGTTTAAGAATTTATTTAAAGGAGGCTACCGATGAGCGCTGAAACAAACCGCATCTTGGTAATTGGTGGAGGATTCAGTGGGTTAACTGCAGGTATTGAGGCTGCCGAGACAGGAGCAGAGGTTATAATTGTTGAGAAAAATCCTTATCTCGGCGGAAGAGTTACTCAGTTGAATAAATACTTTCCAAAAATCTGTCCACCAATGTGTGGTCTTGAGATTAATTTCAGGCGTATAAAAGTTAATCCAGCAGTAACATTCTACACCATGGCAGAGGTTACATCAATTAGTGGTGGACCAGGAGATTATACAGTAACAATAAAATTGAATCCTCGTTATGTAAATGAAAACTGTACAGCCTGCAATGCCTGTGCAGAAGTTTGTCCAGCTGAAAGAGATAATGATTTCAACTTTGGATTGAACAAGACTAAAGCTATTTATCTGCCGTTTGAACAGGCTTTTCCTCTTAGATATGTCATTGACAGAACAGCATGTCCAAAGGATTGTGCAGCTCCCTGTGTGGATGCCTGTAAATATAATGCAATAGACCTTAATATGCAACCTCAGACAATTGAAATTAAAGTTAACTCAATAATTGTCGCAACAGGTTGGAAGCCTTATGATGCTTCAAAGATAGATAATCTCGGATTTGGAAAGGTTAAAAATGTTATAACAAACATGATGCTTGAAAGACTCGCTTCTAAAAATGGGCCTACCCAGGGACAGATTTTAAGACCATCTGATGGAAAGCCTGTTGAGAGTGTTGCCTTTGTTCAATGCGCTGGAAGCAGAGACGAAAATCATCTTCCCTTCTGTTCATACATCTGCTGTCTTGCTTCTCTGAAGCACACGCTGTATATAAAAGAGCAAAATCCTGATGCTGAGGTTACAATCTTTTACATTGACATAAGAACTCCGGGCAGATATGAAAAGTTTTTCAATCAAGTTAAAGAACAAACAGGAGTTAATCTTATCAAAGGAAAAGTTGCTGAAGTCCAGCAGGATAAGGATTCAGATGATGTTATTGTAACTGCAGAAGATATGCTCAGTGGAGAAAAAATCAGGAAAAAAGTAGATATGGTAGTTCTTGCCACAGGAATGCAGCCAGAGGGCTTTGAAATAAAAATTCCAGGGCTCAAGTACGCAATAGATGGATTTGTGGTTGACTCTGACGGCTTATATTCTGCAGGTTGTGCAAAAGCTCCAATGGATGTAGCAGGTTGTGGAAAGGATGCCACAGCTGCAGCCCTCAAGGCAATTCAGACTGGAGTAAGGAGGTAATCTATGGAAAAGAAAATAGGACTATATATCTGCAAAGGCTGTGGTATAGGTGAAGTAATTAACACGGAAAAGATTGTAAATATAGCAAAAAATGCATTAAGAGTTCCAGTAGTAGCTGAGCATGATGTTTTATGCAGCAAAGAAGGTATTAAATTAATAAAACAAGACATTGCTGAGCAGGGAGTAAACAGCATCGTTATAGCAGGATGCTCTCCAAGAGTTAAAACCTATGAATTTACCTTTCCTGGTTGCTTTGTAGAGAGAGTTCCTCTTAGGGAGCTTGCTGTCTGGGCAATAGAGGATGATGCTGAAAAACAGCTTGCAGCGGAAGATTACATTAAAATGGGAGTTATAAAGGCTCAAAAAGGAGATATTCCAGAGCCCTACATTATTGAAATTGCTAAATCAATTCTCGTAGTAGGTGGTGGAATCTCAGGAATGACAGCAGCGATAGAGGCAGCTCGTGCTGGATATGATGTTGTTCTTGTTGAAAAGGAGGCTGAGCTTGGAGGTTTTGCAAGAAAACTTTACAAAAGAGTGCCAACAGATGATTTTACAAAGGGAGTTCTCGGAGATGTTAATCTTGAGCCACTTATAAACGAAGTTACATCAAATCCAAAAATAAAGGTTTATACATCGTCAAAAATTGAAAGAATTGATGGACAACCCGGTGATTTTGATGTAACCATTCTTAAAGGAGACTCTACAGAAACCATTAAAATTGGTGCTATAATTCAGGCAACAGGATGGAAACCCTATGATGCTAAAAAACTTGCCAAGAAATATGGATACGGTAAGTTCAAGGATGTAGTCACTAATTTTGAGTTTGAAGAAATTGCAAAAAATAACAATGGTGTAATCAAGAGACCTTCTGATCACAGAGTTGTTAAATCTGTTCTTTTTGTTCAGTGTGCAGGGCAGAGAGACCCTGAGCATATTCCATATTGTTCAGGAATGTGCTGTGCTACAACACTTAAGCAGGCAAGATATGTTACAGATGGTAATCCTGACGCTATAGCAATGGTTATTTACAAAGATATTCGTACTCCAGGAAAGCTTGAATATTATTACAAAGAAGCTCAGAATACACCTGGAGTTATGCTTGCCAAAGGAGAAGTTACAGGAATTAGAGAAGAATGGGATAAATTGATTGTTACTGTGGAAGACTCTTTAATTGGCGAAAAAGCTGAAATAGAAGCAGAAATGGTTGTTCTTGCCACTGGAATGGTCCCAACAACAAAAGAACCGCAGGATTATCTTATTGGACTCGCAGAGGCTGCAGCAAAAGGTGATGAAGCAAAGGCAAAATATATTGAGACAACCAAAAAACCGGAATTCATTCTTAATCTTGGATATCGTCAAGGACCTGAACTTCCTTTCCTTGAGGGTGGATTTGGTTTTGTTGATTCTAATTTTATCTGCTTCCAGTATGAAACCCGTAGGACAGGTATATACGCGGTTGGACCAGTGCGTCAACCTATGAATATGGCTGAATCTCAGGAAGATGCCCGTGGTGCTGTATTAAAAGCAATTCAATGCATTGAACATGTTGCAAAGGGAATGGCTGTTCATCCAAGAGCATGGGATACTTCTTATCCAGAACCAAATCTTTCAAAGTGTACAGCATGCAAGCGCTGCACAGAGGAGTGCCCCTTTGGTGCAATTGATGAGGATGAAAAAGGCATTCCATTCTATAAACCAAACAGATGCCGTAGATGCGGGACTTGTATGGGTGCATGTCCAGAAAGAATAGTTTCATTCAAAGACTACAGCGTGGATATGATTGGTTCAATGCTTAAGAATGTTTCTGTACCGAGTGAAGATGAAAGACCTCGTATTATAGTGCTTTGCTGTGAAAATGACGCATTTCCTGCAATAGAGACAGCAGCATTTCACAGACTCAAACTTGACCCTGCATTGAGATTTATTCAACTAAGGTGCCTCGGCTCTATGAACCTTGTCTGGATTGCTGATGCTCTTTCAAGAGGTGTGGACGGAATGTTACTGCTCGGATGTAAATTTGGCGAAAACTATCAGTGTCATTTTGCAAAAGGCAGTGAGCTTGCCAAATACAGACTTGGTAAGGTTCAGGAGACTCTTGACAGACTTCAACTTGAATCAGACCGAGTTCAGATGTATGAGGTAGCAATTGATGAGTACTGGAGAATTCCTGATATAGTAAATGAATTTATGGAGAAAATTAGACAAATCGGTCCTAATCCATTTAAGGGCTTCTAAGGAGGAAAGATATGGATACAATAAAACCAGATTTACAGTTTGCAAAAGAGATTATAAAAGCAGGCGGAGAATCTTTGAAAAAGTGTTATCAGTGCTCGACATGCACTGTTGTATGCCCGCTCTCACCTGATAAAGCACCTTTTCCAAGAAAAGAGATGCTTTATGCTCAGTGGGGGATTAAGGAAAAACTTTTCCAGAATCCTGATATATGGCTTTGCCATCATTGTGGTGACTGCACAGCCTACTGTCCAAGAGGAGCTAAACCTGGCGAGGTTTTAGGTGCTGTAAGAAAGCTCATGATACAAAACTATTCTCCACCTAAGTTTCTTGCAAAATGGGTATCAGATCCTAAGTATATTTTGCTCATATTCCTTATTCCATTGCTTTTCTTTCTCGGTGAAATGGCAGTTCTGGGTTACTTCAGTGGAGCAGAGATTCCAAGAGGGGAGAATGGCGAGATGTCCTATGTGGCTTTTTTGCCTGCAGTTCCATGGATTGATGTTCCTTTTATGGCATTGGCAGCTTTTGCAATAATTTGCTTTTACAATGGCGTTAAGCGATACTGGCTTGACCTTGCACAAGGAACGGAGATTAAGCGCAAGGATATATACGGATGCATATGGGAAACCATAAAAGACATACTCCTTCATAAGAAATTTCAACTCTGCGGTGTAAATAAAGGAAGATATACAGCTCATATTCTTGTTCTTTATGCCTTTATCGGACTTGCTATAACAACTGGTATAGCTGCTTTTTATGAATGGGTGCTGAGATGGGAGTCTCCCTATCCGCAGACAAACATTGTGAAGATTATCGGAAATATAAGTGGAATCGCGCTTATTATAGGAATGTTCCTTGTGATTGTAAACAGAAGTAAAAATTCGGCAAAACAGGGACTCGGAAGCTATTTTGATTGGCTACTTATTACGATAATTGCTGGAGTGGGTGTTACAGGATTTCTTGCTGAAATTCTGAGACTTGCTGATGTAGAAACTCTTGGATATGCCTCATACATTGCTCATCTTGTATTTGTATTTGTTCTTTTTGCATATGCACCTCACTCAAAGATGGCACATATGGTTTACAGAGCAACTGCAATGGTTTTTGCAAAAGCATCATTGAGAGAGGAAGCTTCCCTAAGGCAGGAAGAAGCAGCATAGAGAAAGGGCGGCTTATGCCGCCCTTAAATTTTTATTTTTCAAAAACGAGTTTCTCACTAACAGGTCCAAGAAGTGTTATTGAAAAATCTTTTTCTTTTAAAATTGATGCCATATCCCTCACTTCATTAAATGTAACTGATTCGAATTGCTTTATTTGCTGCTGAAGAGTATAATACTGTCCAAAATATAGCTCCTGATAGGCTAAATTGTGCATTACTGAGCTTGGAGATTCCTGAGAAAAAATAATTTGCGATATTGTCTGAGTTTTTGCCCTTTTAAATTCTTCCTTTTTCAAGTTTTCAGGAATTTTTTTTAATATTTTAAAGATTGTTTCCACTATTCTATTTATTTTTTTAGGTTCACAGGCAGTATAAACTCCAAATAAACCTGTATCATGATAAAAGGAAGTAAAAGAATAGATATTATAAACCCAGCCTCTTTTTTCTCTTATTTCCTGAAATAGTCTTGAGCTGACGCTTCCACCAACAATACAGTTAAGCAGAATTAAAGCATATCTGTGAGGACTGTTGAAAGGGAAAGTCTCTGTTCCCATACATAAATGGATTTCGTTTAAGTCTTTTTCATGGATTTTAATACATGGAGAAAAAAGGGAATTACTATTTATCACGACATTTTTAAAAATTCTGGGTTTGATGTTTTTCTCAAGGCTTTCAATTAATCTTTTTTCATCAAAACTTCCTGCGCAGCTTATAATAGAGTTTCCGTAAAACTCATTATAACGGTCAACAATATCTTTTCTGGTTATTGTTAATACTGCTTCCTCTCTGCCAAGAATAGGTTGTCCAAGTCCATCTGGGAATGAGTTTTCCATAAAAAGATCATGAACAAGCTCATCTGGTGTATCATTTATTGTTCGGATTTCGTCAAGAATAACAGAACGTTCTTTTTCTATTTCTTCCTCAGGAAAAAGGGGATTTGAATAAATATCTCCAATAAGTTCTATTGCCTGAGGCATGTAAGTATCAAGAACTTTTATATAAATTGAAGTAAACTCTCTTGAAGTAAAGGCATTTATATCTCCTCCCAGAGTATCAATTTCAAGAGATATTCTGTGCGCATCCCTCTTTGGAGTTCCTTGAAAGAAAAGATGTTCTATGAAATGGGATAATCCATTTTTTGAAGAAGGTTCATGTCTGGAGCCATGTTTTATCCATACTCCAAGCACAAAAGATCTGTAGCCTTTCATTTCATTCATTAATACAGGGATGTTGGAGGACAGATAGGTTTTTTTAATCATAAAGATTAATTTTTTGCGATAGTTCTGGCTTCAATTTCTCTTAAAGCCTCTTTTCTGCTCAGGCGAACCCTTCCAAGTTCGTCAATTTCAATTACTTTTACAGGAATCTCATCTCCCACTTTTAGTACTTCAGATACTTTATGAATTCTTTTATCAGCAATTTGAGATATATGTAGTAATCCTTCAACTCCTGGCATTATTTCAACAAAAGCTCCAAAATCTGCTATTCTTGTTACTTTACCCATGTAAATTCTTCCCAGTTCTGCTTCCTGAGTAATTCCTTTAATGATCTCAATGGCTCGTAGAGCTGAAGCTTCTTGGGAAGATGCAATTTTGATAATTCCCTCTTTATCTTCAATGTCTATTTTTACCCCTGTTTCTTCTATAATGCTTTTAATTACCCTTCCTCCTGTGCCAATTATATCTCTAATTTTTTCAGGTTTGACCTGTATTTTATATATTCTTGGAGCATATGGAGAAAGCTCTTTTGGCTGACTGATGGTTTCATACATTTTTTCGAGAATAAATAATCTTGCATGCTTTGCCTGCCCTAAAGCTTTTTTAAATATTTCATAATCTATGCCAGGAATCTTCACATCCATCTGAAAGGCTGTTATACCTTTTTCAGTTCCTGCTACTTTGAAATCCATATCACCATAATGGTCTTCCATCCCGAGTATGTCAGTAAGTATCACAACTTCATCGTCCTCTTTAATGAGGCCCATCGCAACCCCTGCTACATGAGCTTTTATTGGAACTCCTGCATCCATCAAAGAAAGACTTGCTCCGCATACAGTTGCCATTGAGGATGAACCATTTGATTCAAGAATGTCTGATACAACTCTTATGGTATATGGAAATTCGTCCTTAGAAGGAATTACATACTGTAGAGCTCTCTCTGCAAGATATCCATGACCAATTTCTCTTCTTCCAGGTGCTCGTAAGGGCTTAACTTCTCCTACACTGAATGGCAAGAAATTATAATGAAGCATAAATGTTTTAAATATTTCTCCTTCAAGAGAATCAACTTTTTGTTCATCTTCTGAAGTGCCAAGAGTTGTTGCAACAAGTGCCTGTGTTTCTCCTCTTGTAAATAAAGCAGAACCATGAACTCTTGGTAATATTCCCACCATGCATGTAATTGGTCTTATTTCATCAGGTTTTCTACCATCCACTCTCAGTCCTTTTTTTACAATTCTCTGGCGCATAATTTTTTTTACTACTTTATCAAAGGCACTACTAATCTTGAGGAAATCTATCTCTTCTGTACTTAAATTTTGTATGCATTCATTAAGTAGTTCCTCAAGCGCCTGCTGTCTTTCAAGCTTTTTTTGTAGAAATAAGGCATTTTCAATTTTTCCTGAAATGATATTTAAAATGGCTTCTTTGAGATTTTCATCTTCTTGGGCTTTAATTTCTCTTTTTGATTTTCCTGCTAAAAGAGCAAGTTTTTTCTGGATAGCGATTGTTTCTTTTATATGAGTGTGAGCAAACTTTAAAGCTTCTATTAGAATTTCTTCAGAACACTCTTGAGCGCTACCTTCAACCATGGTAACAGCTTCTTCTGTGCCTGCAACCACAAGATTGAGGCTGCTTTTTTCAGATTCTTCATTGTCAGGATTTAAAACAAACTTTTCTCCAATTAGACCAACTCTCACAGCTCCCACAGGTCCATTAAATGGAATATCAGATATAGTCAAAGCAGCTGAAATTCCAATTATACTTAGAATATCCGCAATGTTTTCATCTCCATAAGAAAGAACAGAGGCAATTCCCTGGGTTTCATAATTAAATCCTTCAGGGAAAAGAGGCCTTATAGGCCTGTCAATCAGACGGGAAACCAGAATTTCTCTATCCGTTGGTTTACCTTCTCTTTTAAAAAAACCTCCTGGAATTTTACCTGCAGAATAGGCTTTTTCCTGATAGTCAATGGTTAGTGGAACAAAATCTACTCCTTCATTAGGAGTTTTTTCAGCAACTATAGTACATAATACATATGTATCACCATATTTTACTAAAACTGAGCCATTTGTTTGTTTTGCAAAAACGCCTGTCTGTAAAATAAGTTTTTTCCCTTTAATATCCAGTTCTACTTCCATGTCCCCTCTTTTTCCTTCAATTATTTTCTAATATTAAGTCTTTCAATGAGCTTATCATATCTTTCTCTGTCAATCTTTTTGAGATAGTTTAGAAGCTTTCTTCTTTGTGCAACTAATTTAATGAGACCTCTTCTTGAATGATGGTCTTTTTTGTGAATTTTAAAGTGTTCAGTTAAATAATTAATTCTTTCAGTTATAATAGCAATTTGTACCTCAGGTGAACCTGTATCAGTTGGATGCATTTTAAAACTTTCAATAATCTCTTTTTTTCTTTCTGGAGAAATTCCCATACCTTTCACCACCTTTCCTAAAAGATTAACTTTAAAAATTAACATAAAATTAAAGATTTAGTAAAGTTTTAGGCTTCGGTACTGACTGAAATAAGCTTAAAATCACCTTCTAATTCCTTAAGAAGGTTTAATCTATTTTGATGACAGCTCAATATAATTACCTGATTTGATTTTGCAATGTCCTGGATTAAATATTTCATGCCCTTAACAAATCTTTCATCATCTGAGTGGGCGAAGGGCTCATCAAGTATTAAAGGAATTTTTATATTGTTACTTAAAGCCTGAGCAAGAATGACTCTCACAGTAAGGTATATCTGTTCCACCATTCCTCCGCTGAGTTTACTTTCAATTTCTTTCTCCGATAAAGCATATTCAATTTCTGGCACTTTTATATTAAAGGAAAGGTCTTTGTTAAAAGATATGTTTACTGTTTTGCCTGTTATTTTACTTAAAAGCTCAGAAGCTGATATATTTAATTTTTCAGCCCAGACTGCATGATGTTTCTTTGTAATATTTTCAATTACTTCAAAAGATTTTTGTAAGGCTTTCTTAAATCTTTCCAGAGTTTCTAATCGCTTTGCTAAAGTCTCTATCTTTTCATCTATCTCTTCAATTTCTTTTCTGTACTGAATAATTTTTTCATAATCCCTCTGAAGTTGATGAATTTTGTCTTTTAAATCCTCTTTAGCCCTGAGTAGTTCTTCTTTTTTCTGTTCATATTTTTCAATATCTTCATAATTTATTTCCCCATCAGTGAGAATTCTTGATTCATAAAAGTTTATTTCCTCATTGGAAAGAAGATTTTTCTTGAATTCTTCAATTTTTTTCGCATTTTCTATAAATTCTTTGATTTCTTTCCTGTGCATATTCATTTTCTTAAATACATTGAAGAATTCCTGTCTGTCATTTATAAAAAATTTAGAAATCAACTGGTCTATATTCTCAGAAAGTCTTTGAGTTTTCAGTTGCAATTCTTTTATTTCATTGTTTAATTTTTTGTTTTCACTGTAAAGTTTGAGTTGATAAAAAAGTAGAGGAATACATAGGGCAATTCCTGAGTAAAATATTTTATTTGTTAATCCTCCTATGATGCTTAATAAGGCTATTATGAGAACCAGAAAGTATATTTTTTTTGATAAATTTTTTATCTCACTATGCCTCTGCTGTTTTGATTTTAAACTCTGTAGCAATGCCTGCATTTCATTTTCGTAAAGAATTATAAATTGCTGCTCTTCAGATTTTAGATTTTCAAAATCTCTAT
Protein-coding sequences here:
- the sat gene encoding sulfate adenylyltransferase; this encodes MPDVRIKTLPPPHGGKLVERVVRDPEMARKLMEKCSAVYDIKPTLFKGNPVRNVYREIMSVCYGFFSPVEGSMTKADLESVLEKRRLTSGWVFPYPILFDISEEDFKKLKVGPGDWLLLRLKGEPFAILEIEEVYEIVPGDVAVRTFGTPEKNPEVVKFPFDQKHTGYNIYCSLNPIILAGKYTIINEPKIRPPFDRFWYPPKRAREEFEKRGWTTVIAHQTRNVPHTGHEALMKNAAYIGDIEPSHGIVVNAIVGAKRIGDFPDEAIVEGHEMIHLAGYIKPERHLVTFTLWDMRYGNPIESLIHAVIRQNMGISFHMFGRDHAALGEYYDIYATQILWSKGIPSFGFDAPPYAVEGGFYIRPQNIAEFWYCPKCLEFAYSGNCNHKGIYSRYSGSFIRGLINEGVTPPPQIYRPEVYKVVVKWWQKFGYPFNNEKYLKEREERLEVDLPHMELPAHLKK
- a CDS encoding FAD-dependent oxidoreductase: MEKKIGLYICKGCGIGEVINTEKIVNIAKNALRVPVVAEHDVLCSKEGIKLIKQDIAEQGVNSIVIAGCSPRVKTYEFTFPGCFVERVPLRELAVWAIEDDAEKQLAAEDYIKMGVIKAQKGDIPEPYIIEIAKSILVVGGGISGMTAAIEAARAGYDVVLVEKEAELGGFARKLYKRVPTDDFTKGVLGDVNLEPLINEVTSNPKIKVYTSSKIERIDGQPGDFDVTILKGDSTETIKIGAIIQATGWKPYDAKKLAKKYGYGKFKDVVTNFEFEEIAKNNNGVIKRPSDHRVVKSVLFVQCAGQRDPEHIPYCSGMCCATTLKQARYVTDGNPDAIAMVIYKDIRTPGKLEYYYKEAQNTPGVMLAKGEVTGIREEWDKLIVTVEDSLIGEKAEIEAEMVVLATGMVPTTKEPQDYLIGLAEAAAKGDEAKAKYIETTKKPEFILNLGYRQGPELPFLEGGFGFVDSNFICFQYETRRTGIYAVGPVRQPMNMAESQEDARGAVLKAIQCIEHVAKGMAVHPRAWDTSYPEPNLSKCTACKRCTEECPFGAIDEDEKGIPFYKPNRCRRCGTCMGACPERIVSFKDYSVDMIGSMLKNVSVPSEDERPRIIVLCCENDAFPAIETAAFHRLKLDPALRFIQLRCLGSMNLVWIADALSRGVDGMLLLGCKFGENYQCHFAKGSELAKYRLGKVQETLDRLQLESDRVQMYEVAIDEYWRIPDIVNEFMEKIRQIGPNPFKGF
- the aprA gene encoding adenylyl-sulfate reductase subunit alpha, which encodes MEKETCTFSYCQRPDVVEIETDFLIIGGGMAACGAAFEACRWATPKGIKVTLVDKAAMDRSGAVAMGLSAINTYIGENKVVDYVKYVRADLMGIIREDLVYDLGRHVDDSVHMFEEWGLPIWKKSDDGWSLDGFQARDQGKPKLKDGGVPCRSGKWQIMINGESYKVIVAEAAKAALEFNRKATGQAQNIYERVFIVKLLKDAKEPNRVAGAVGFSVRENKIYLFKAKAILAACGGAVNVFRPRSTREGMGRAWYPVWNSGSGYYLGITVGAELTMMENRFVPARFKDGYGPVGAWFLFFKAKASDSLGNDYCAKDTPEFQDAVKKYGKWAEALGTAIRNHLMMQAMKQGRGPILMNTHTAMQELAKQMDAKRLKHLEAEAWEDFLDMCIGQAGLWAAYNVEPEKVPSEIMPTEPYLLGSHAGCAGFWVSGPGDIPGAPAEWFWGYNRMSTVNGLFMAGDIVGASGHKFSSGSHAEGRIAAKAAIAFILDNSGYTPTIAEDPNALAAELYLPFELYEKYKTYSTDPKVNPYYIKPDMYQARLQKIADEYFGGVGTWYMTSKTMIEEGLRKLQVLKEDASRLAAANLHELLRCWENVHRTLSLEAHARHILFREESRYPGYYYRGDFDFVDDNNWRAFVNSVYDPATDTFTLKKVPYVQIFPD
- the aprB gene encoding adenylyl-sulfate reductase subunit beta, which produces MPSFVIQEKCDGCKAQDKTACQYICPNDLMVLDREKMKAYNQEPDQCWECYNCVKICPQQAIEIRGYADFCPLGASVIPMRGQDAIMWTIKFRNGSIKRFKFPIRLTPEGYWNADNIYAGLPEPDYSKIKQPGYFNYEARKE
- a CDS encoding CoB--CoM heterodisulfide reductase iron-sulfur subunit A family protein, whose translation is MSAETNRILVIGGGFSGLTAGIEAAETGAEVIIVEKNPYLGGRVTQLNKYFPKICPPMCGLEINFRRIKVNPAVTFYTMAEVTSISGGPGDYTVTIKLNPRYVNENCTACNACAEVCPAERDNDFNFGLNKTKAIYLPFEQAFPLRYVIDRTACPKDCAAPCVDACKYNAIDLNMQPQTIEIKVNSIIVATGWKPYDASKIDNLGFGKVKNVITNMMLERLASKNGPTQGQILRPSDGKPVESVAFVQCAGSRDENHLPFCSYICCLASLKHTLYIKEQNPDAEVTIFYIDIRTPGRYEKFFNQVKEQTGVNLIKGKVAEVQQDKDSDDVIVTAEDMLSGEKIRKKVDMVVLATGMQPEGFEIKIPGLKYAIDGFVVDSDGLYSAGCAKAPMDVAGCGKDATAAALKAIQTGVRR